The proteins below come from a single Stomoxys calcitrans chromosome 1, idStoCalc2.1, whole genome shotgun sequence genomic window:
- the LOC106091248 gene encoding synaptobrevin isoform X2, with amino-acid sequence MTHHTPELLQQTQKQADEIVEIMHGNIKKVMDRQEKLEDLNAAAESLERQATVFQTQARDVKRKKWWAHMKTKIIIAFIIAVLILILIGTLWSALSGS; translated from the exons ATGAC TCATCACACACCGGAACTGCTACAGCAGACCCAAAAGCAGGCCGATGAAATTGTCGAAATAATGCATGGCAATATCAAAAAGGTGATGGACCGTCAAGAGAAACTCGAGGACCTTAATGCTGCCGCTGAATCATTAGAAAGACAAGCCACAGTATTTCAAACCCAGGCGAGAGATGTGAAACGGAAAAAATGGTGGGCCCACATGAAGACCAAGATAATAATCGCCTTTATAATCGCCGTTCTTATTTTAATCTTGATTG GAACTCTTTGGTCTGCTCTTAGCGGTTCCTAA
- the LOC106091248 gene encoding synaptobrevin isoform X1 — MYNDEHLYENVYYSKRASTMDDHHTPELLQQTQKQADEIVEIMHGNIKKVMDRQEKLEDLNAAAESLERQATVFQTQARDVKRKKWWAHMKTKIIIAFIIAVLILILIGTLWSALSGS; from the exons atgtacaACGATGAGCATCTCTATGAAAATGTTTACTATTCCAAAAGGGCATCGACCATGGATGA TCATCACACACCGGAACTGCTACAGCAGACCCAAAAGCAGGCCGATGAAATTGTCGAAATAATGCATGGCAATATCAAAAAGGTGATGGACCGTCAAGAGAAACTCGAGGACCTTAATGCTGCCGCTGAATCATTAGAAAGACAAGCCACAGTATTTCAAACCCAGGCGAGAGATGTGAAACGGAAAAAATGGTGGGCCCACATGAAGACCAAGATAATAATCGCCTTTATAATCGCCGTTCTTATTTTAATCTTGATTG GAACTCTTTGGTCTGCTCTTAGCGGTTCCTAA
- the LOC106091257 gene encoding uncharacterized protein LOC106091257 — protein sequence MAFITLYPAVAALALFIVGVIMIILRFGPRLCGLRHHALPDREDWQGRAYEHEISYA from the coding sequence ATGGCATTTATAACTCTGTACCCAGCTGTAGCTGCATTGGCCCTTTTTATTGTCGGTGTCATAATGATAATTTTACGTTTTGGTCCACGCTTATGTGGACTGCGCCATCATGCTCTGCCCGACAGGGAAGATTGGCAGGGACGAGCTTATGAACACGAAATCAGCTATGCCTaa
- the LOC106091256 gene encoding uncharacterized protein LOC106091256 translates to MSTLDERELYKNNTYFKGHIYGNYSPFYVTITIVTLFIGSIILLNIILGCCSKHRKYWQDRHTGNRWLVSIWTATPHKQPPLDLTELKDVSYFQKLQPAPRIFPEDVITQSEEVPIHQHQHQQYQSRPPRPEGRGLHQQRQREEYVELQTKRESDI, encoded by the exons ATGTCAACACTCGACGAACGAGAACTCTATAAAAATAATACATATTTTAAGGGTCACATTTATGGGAACTATTCTCCCTTCTATGTAACAATTACCATTGTCACATTGTTTATTGGTTCAATTATATTGTTGAATATCATTCTGGGTTGCTGCTCCAAGCATAGGAAATATTGGCAAGATAGACATACGGGAAATCGTTGGCTAGTTTCGATTTGGACTGCAACGCCACATAAGCAACCACCATTGGATTTAACTGAACTGAAAGACGTctcatattttcaaaaattgcag CCTGCACCTCGTATTTTCCCTGAAGACGTTATAACCCAGAGCGAAGAAGTTCCCATACATCAGCATCAGCACCAACAATACCAAAGTCGACCACCACGCCCAGAAGGTCGTGGCTTACATCAACAGAGGCAACGGGAGGAGTACGTTGAATTGCAAACAAAACGCGAAAGCGATATTTAA
- the LOC106091247 gene encoding vesicle-associated membrane protein 2-like: MSDDQLYEHVYYSKRTPTLDAYQTPKLLQQTQEQADEIVEIMCENINKVMARKIKLEDLNETAESVERLASNFQVGAVKVKRKKWWAQMRAKIALGVAVFIFILFVIDV, translated from the exons ATGTCCGACGATCAACTTTACGAACATGTCTACTATTCAAAAAGAACTCCAACGTTGGATGC TTACCAAACACCGAAACTACTGCAGCAGACTCAAGAGCAAGCCGATGAGATCGTTGAAATCATGTGTGAAAATATCAACAAAGTTATGGCACGTAAAATAAAGCTTGAGGATTTAAATGAAACTGCAGAATCAGTGGAAAGATTAGCATCGAACTTTCAAGTGGGAGCTGTTAAAGTAAAGCGCAAAAAATGGTGGGCTCAAATGAGGGCAAAGATAGCTTTGGGTGTTGCAGTTTTTATCTTTATTCTCTTTGTAATCG ATGTTTAG